The proteins below come from a single Demetria terragena DSM 11295 genomic window:
- a CDS encoding pentapeptide repeat-containing protein, which produces MLHDFADRTFEPDEFRAVVREAQQPLTFTRCDLRELRLRDLDLSEATFTDCAMDQIDLQGARLGDTAFMACRLMGAQLRNVGGLGFRLERCNLFAADLTGAPLARANLTGCRLTEATLRGADLRWAIFDGCDLTGADIALAKLEGADLRAAALGPCDLDRLGALRGAIISPAQASSIIEELARVTVAPIS; this is translated from the coding sequence ATGCTCCATGATTTCGCCGATCGGACGTTTGAGCCGGATGAGTTTCGCGCTGTGGTCCGAGAAGCACAGCAACCACTCACTTTCACTCGGTGCGATCTTCGCGAACTACGCCTGCGCGACCTTGACCTGTCCGAGGCGACGTTCACCGACTGCGCCATGGACCAGATCGATCTGCAAGGCGCCCGGCTCGGCGACACCGCGTTCATGGCGTGCCGCCTCATGGGCGCACAGCTCCGCAACGTCGGCGGGCTCGGGTTTCGTCTCGAACGATGCAATCTGTTTGCCGCCGACCTGACCGGCGCCCCGCTCGCTCGAGCCAACCTCACCGGTTGTCGGTTGACCGAGGCCACGCTGCGCGGGGCCGACCTGCGCTGGGCCATTTTTGATGGGTGCGACCTCACCGGAGCTGACATTGCACTCGCCAAACTCGAGGGAGCCGACTTGCGCGCTGCTGCGCTCGGCCCGTGCGACCTCGACCGGTTGGGCGCGTTGCGCGGTGCCATCATCTCCCCCGCCCAGGCGAGCTCGATCATCGAAGAACTCGCGCGCGT